The genomic DNA CCAACTCGAATATCCACATTCTGGAAATCACTCCATTCAATTGTCTTCATTTTACTCCTTAGCTCAAGTTCCATAATGCTTGCTTACAGGAGTAACAGCTTATAGTAACCACCAGCCAAGTAGTGTGCCGATGAGACACTATTGTTGTTTTAACAGACGCAGTTAACGAGAATATTGAGAGGGCGACATACCACAATACTTAGCAAAGCTTCGGCTAAAAGCGGCGTGGTCGCTATAACCCACGGTTTGAGCAACTATTTGAATCGGATAATCGGTATGGCGTAGCAAGGCTTGGGCTTTTTCCATTCTAGCTTGCCTCACATACTGGCTTACGCTTAAGCCGGTTTGTTGTTTAAACAGCTTCTTTAGCTGGGTTAAGCTTAAGTAGGCCACAGCAGCTAACTGCTGATTTGAGAGCGAAGTCGCTAAATGGCTTTCTATGTAGTCCAATACCTTTTGGATGCGCTGATCAAAAAACCGCAAGACTTGTTGTTCGGCCAACAAACAGCAGAAGGTCTGCATCATTAACTGCTCAATTTGTTGATTAACTTGGCTGTTTAACTGCAGCTCGATAAAAGCCAAATACTGCAACAACGGAGGATTCACCGAAAACACCAGCGACTCTGCTTCGCTTAAGTTACTCGGGAGCTGCTGTAAATCGGCAACCACAAACCTAGCTTCAGTTTGCGCAGTAAAATAATGAAACTCGCCAGCTTTTACCACCACACACTGACCCGGCCGAATACTTCCCTGAAACGACCCCACCTCAATATTCAAGCCGCCTTTAAGTGGTAACACCAGCTGATGAAAAGCATGGCTATGCCCTTGCTTCATCAGACTGTATGAGCGAATAGATAAACTGTTTTTCATTATCAAAAATCACATATGAGTATAAAAAACTAAAAATAAC from Agarivorans gilvus includes the following:
- a CDS encoding AraC family transcriptional regulator, whose protein sequence is MKNSLSIRSYSLMKQGHSHAFHQLVLPLKGGLNIEVGSFQGSIRPGQCVVVKAGEFHYFTAQTEARFVVADLQQLPSNLSEAESLVFSVNPPLLQYLAFIELQLNSQVNQQIEQLMMQTFCCLLAEQQVLRFFDQRIQKVLDYIESHLATSLSNQQLAAVAYLSLTQLKKLFKQQTGLSVSQYVRQARMEKAQALLRHTDYPIQIVAQTVGYSDHAAFSRSFAKYCGMSPSQYSR